The Triticum aestivum cultivar Chinese Spring chromosome 4B, IWGSC CS RefSeq v2.1, whole genome shotgun sequence sequence ATGGAGGAGCAGCAACGTTTGCACGGTTCGCCTAATTTCATCATCAAATGCGTTGTTGTGAAACTCACATTTAGCTGCAAAATGATTTGATTGAGTATATGTGGgttcatgttggcaaccaatagatgtatcttttctTAAATGTATCTGAGACAATTTAATTTTTATTTGTCTTGTAAACTATGATATAATTGTTTGGTTGTAAAACTGTGTAagatatttatattttttttgaaaaaaacacgTCCGCAAGTTGGGTGCACTGCCAACCCAAACGCAAAAGGGGGCGGACGACAAAAATCATCAGCACCTTGGAATTGCTCTAACGTTTGCCATTTCAAAGGCTTGCACCATTATTGGAGTGAGCAAACCTCTGCGAACTGAATTTTTGACAAAAAGGACCCCTTGACCAGCGAAAATGTCAAAAAAGACCACCCATGGACAAAAATGTCAAAAAAGACCATCTACACCGTGGCGGCAGGTGCGCCagccgacacgtggcacctgccgccacgggaTCCGGCGGCAGCACCTGCCGCCACCGGCTTAGGCGGCAGCCTCAGCTGCATAGAATTTTGACCGACGACGCATGCGAAAACGGAACGGGCTGGCGACATGGCACCCGCCGCCCCGCTCTCTGGCAGCAGCCTGTGCTGCTTTTCTGTTGGGCCATAGGTGGCAGACGCTTTGCTAGTCGAGATGCACTGGCCAGATGCCTTTTCTGTTGATTGAGTTAGACTAAACACCTCAGTCGGTCAGTCCTGTATTTAGGATTAATCCAGATGACTCCACATAGCACAGGGCAACGAGAGAGAGATGGGTGCACAGAAAACAAAACGGCAGAGGCACCACGGCCAGCAATGCGTCTGCCACACTAAGAACCAACGGACGTGCCGTTTGGCGTGAAAAGCAGCACAGGCTGCCGCCAAGgagcgtggcggcaggtgccacatcGCCAGCCCGTTCCGTTCTTGTGTGTGCCATCGACCGAAATTCTGTGCAGCTGAGGCTGCCGGTCGAGCCAGTTGCGGCAGGTGCTGCCGCCAGAtcccgtggcggcaggtgccacgtgtcggctGGTGCACCTGCCGCCACGGTGCAGGTGGTCCTTTTTGACATTGTCGCTCGTAGGTGGTCTTTTTTGACAATTTCACTGGGCAGGTGGTTCTTTTTGACGAAAAATCCTGCGAACTCGCGCAGAGCAAACATCAACCGCAGTTCCAGAACCAGGATAAAAAAATGTAGCAAAGCTCCACAAAAGCAGAGAAATTAGATTGCGATGGATAACAGGAATTTGGCTTTCTAGTGTGAAAACAGAAATGTCAGCACAACAATTCTCACACTGAGTACATGAGGTAAAGTACTGGTTTCCTCATGTAAACCCTTGGTTGACTACAGCTATGCGCCCACTTGTTCCAATATTCAGACATTACAACTTTTTTGGCCAACGATAACGCTGGGAAATATTTGTCCAAGGCAACATGAAAGTCACCGCACTTCAATGATTTATGGAAGAATAAGGGGGTTCCAATGTTCATGCTGTTTCCTATTAGTAATGGACTATTGGCTGGCCCAGTAAGTGTTACTGGTACAGATTACTAGCTGCATCACGTTCTTGTCTGATACTGATCTCACCATCGGTGTTGTATCTGAAAGGGGAACAACAATAATATAACACGTCAGTGTCAGCGGCTAGAGAAACATAATTGTAAACTAATATGCCAGCAACTGCATTGCTTTACTTCTTATCTTGACACTGCTGGCAACCAGTTCCTTATCTGAAGGGCATGAATTAACTGGTAAGTTTTCAGATGTTTCCATCTCCAATTGTTTGCTGCCATCATCAGCTGAGAAAATAATATTGTTAATAATTAGTTTCAGCATCATAGCAAAAGAAGTAATTTCTAGTAGCTGCCAGAAATTTCAAGAATGTTTGCCGCGTGATGTCTCAAGAAAATTCTGAACATAATGGAAATTCACGAGCATGGTATGAAAAGGTTCTCAGAATAGTTCTGAAGAAAGTGGCGTAGAGTTGAACACTGGGAAATCCTACTACAAAATACACCAAGCACCTATGTCCATGTAACAATGACTGGTATTTTCTTGCTAACAAATCAGTGCAATGAAAGATGAATACCAGGTGCAATAAATTAGCTCCATTCAGAAATAGACGGCATTTTAGAAAGCAAGCAAATTCTTACTTTGACAggtaaaaataatataaaatatctaTTTTCGATTGTGTAAAATTTAACCAACATATTCATATAAAATATAACGGTCAAACTTGCATACTGGAGACCATGCTCATGTATAAATGGTGTTTATTTATTAACTTAAgtagtaacaaatttgactagatAACCATGCAAATAAAGGGTAAAACTAAATCAGGTATTTCTCCAGAATTAGCACATTTTGAACTTCCAGTATCTTATTCTGCTTAAATGGGTGTGTGTAAACCAATCAGAAGGTTACATATACACGGAAATGGATTTATAAGTATTTAACAGAAACAAGCCATTTCAACTTGTCAGAAATGCTTGACTGTCATTGGGCAAATAAAGGATTACAGGCGCCACAGGACTAACCAGCTTTCTTCTCAGCCTTCTTGAACCGTCGATCTTTCTTTCTATCACTATTTGATGGCTTATTGTACAAATCCTTGTACTTTTCAAGCAAATCCTTCTTCTCTTCTAATAGACCAAGCATTTCATATGCAACTTCAACTTTCCGTATATATTCTTTACTAGGACACTTGCGACCACATGCTTCAAGGGCACCGAAAAGCTAAGCCATCAGAGAAGGCAAGGAATGGTAAGATAATATTAGAAATTACCAGCCAATAACGTGAAGGAAAAGAGTAGATAGAGTCAGTGAAGAGTAGAAGACGTTCGAGGTCCATACCTTGATAAGCCTATCTAGCATATTGTTTCTGTAGTAAATTGCCAACATAAGACCGCAGAAACGCCAAGGAACTGAATGCAGGTCATGGGCTATTTTCTTCTCCCAAATTTTATGTGCTTCCTCTGCTCTGTTGTCCTTCTCAAGTGCACGCACTAATTGCTCGTATGTTCTGATGGTATTTCCTTGCCCTTTGCTCAACATCCATTTTATTACCTAAGTTTATAGTTGGCAGAAATTTAATTCATACTGTATAAAAGATAAATTCAATAAAAATAAATTAAATTATAATCTGCAATACTTGGACAATTCTATGCCATTGTTCCTCCTTTTCAAGAGCTACAATTGCTTGCTTTAATGAGGCGAGTGGAAAGTCCTGCTCAAAGGCGATCCATGCATCAAGGGTGCTGTAAACAGCTTCTTTTGAGTCTTCAAGAtcaagaagctgcaatttagagataacagtagttaattaatttGTTCCGGTGGCTAACTGCCAGCAATAAATAAAATCTCTAGTTGGGTTTCACATCTTATCCATACTGTGTTCTCTACATAAATAAAGGCTGCAATTTGTGTACTGAGGTGAATCCCAAAATTTCCTACTCTAGCCCAAAGTGCTATTTTTGTGTACCCAGTACTGCATGCTAAGCTGCATATGATAAGTCATTCCGTTGTTGAAACCAAGATAATGTTTGGTAAAACCTACTTACTTGTAAACAACTAAGCATATTGCAATGAATAAGCTACTAAAAGTTTTTAGGGACAACAGTTGCTAGTTGATTACATAGTGCAAGCTCATTACTTGCCTTGAAGGCGCAAGAAAACTTTTTATAGTTCATATTTGGTATATAACAAGTGAAATTGCACTTCTGCAACAACATTT is a genomic window containing:
- the LOC123091573 gene encoding pentatricopeptide repeat-containing protein At4g18975, chloroplastic isoform X2; this translates as MKYQSMAGWCGKHATRNFSTDDKVTNGRRGYRQKELKKPSTAVKDNDAIIDRIQKSTRGLKKGPVGHTLSSAEKRKFLTNTLLDLEDSKEAVYSTLDAWIAFEQDFPLASLKQAIVALEKEEQWHRIVQVIKWMLSKGQGNTIRTYEQLVRALEKDNRAEEAHKIWEKKIAHDLHSVPWRFCGLMLAIYYRNNMLDRLIKLFGALEACGRKCPSKEYIRKVEVAYEMLGLLEEKKDLLEKYKDLYNKPSNSDRKKDRRFKKAEKKAADDGSKQLEMETSENLPVNSCPSDKELVASSVKIRNTTPMVRSVSDKNVMQLVICTSNTYWASQ
- the LOC123091573 gene encoding pentatricopeptide repeat-containing protein At4g18975, chloroplastic isoform X1 encodes the protein MLGHLRRSSGILRRLPIASFAPSDPATAYSGWSLHAESLSFVSCWCGKHATRNFSTDDKVTNGRRGYRQKELKKPSTAVKDNDAIIDRIQKSTRGLKKGPVGHTLSSAEKRKFLTNTLLDLEDSKEAVYSTLDAWIAFEQDFPLASLKQAIVALEKEEQWHRIVQVIKWMLSKGQGNTIRTYEQLVRALEKDNRAEEAHKIWEKKIAHDLHSVPWRFCGLMLAIYYRNNMLDRLIKLFGALEACGRKCPSKEYIRKVEVAYEMLGLLEEKKDLLEKYKDLYNKPSNSDRKKDRRFKKAEKKAADDGSKQLEMETSENLPVNSCPSDKELVASSVKIRNTTPMVRSVSDKNVMQLVICTSNTYWASQ